The following proteins are encoded in a genomic region of Candidatus Dormiibacterota bacterium:
- a CDS encoding PQQ-dependent sugar dehydrogenase: MSSRRTCLPLALLLFSGAGSLASPAGGASLPPDFDEEEIVAPLDFPTAFAYAPDGRLFVAEKEGRVRVVSASGALLPTPFATVDVNTDNDRGLIGLALDPDFPTTPYVYLAYTTDIVPPNPINRLSRIHRITRMTANGDVALPGSEVVLIDGIPSDTDSHAGGALRFGPDGKLYVSTGDGSTYHGATSQALRALDIDQLVGKILRVNPDGSAPPDNPFYSGPEAVRSKVWQSGLRNPFKANFRPGTGRLYINDVGWDSWEEVNLGSPGASFGWPCFEGDAPEGEYTSLFGSLCASVLPVPPLYSYEHPPNLGGAITGGAFYEGSNYPLLYRDTYFVADYVLSRIQALTLTPEDSLVSSADFATGDTTFTPVDLTMGPDGNLVYLNLASNFTIPSGSVHRVVYVGAGNHAPQAVASATPTSGYAPLSVSFSNAGSIDRDGDSLSCHWQFGDGGESDTCLAEHVYGSGGPYVATLRLSDRTVTREAKVTITVGSLPPTALITEPPPYATFLDDDGVRFLGLAQDPDDGAIDPGSLRWTVILHHNEHQHDYLDATGPEGSFIAAGGAPGDIISYEVVLTATDSSGLSDTRSVTVRKNHPPIAVVGPTWTVGCALAAPTVTLDGSRSADADNQPFSYSWSQIGGPPVSLTRADTPFVSFQAPTLPGGAILTFRLEVDDSHEVSFATIDLSVPDLTDTDGDGGPACSDCAPFDSTLAAPAEAADLSIDSDEATISWTGVPNATGYDLDRGLITGPFVYDHACLGTDLGAPAFRDVESPPTGRAFYYVARAHNACGAGILGMASRGSAIEQTTCSGSQ, from the coding sequence ATGTCTTCGCGTCGAACCTGTCTTCCGCTCGCTCTCCTCCTCTTCTCCGGAGCCGGGTCTCTCGCCAGCCCCGCCGGCGGCGCTTCCCTGCCCCCTGACTTCGACGAGGAGGAGATCGTCGCTCCGCTCGATTTTCCGACCGCCTTCGCGTACGCCCCGGACGGCAGGCTGTTCGTCGCCGAGAAGGAGGGGAGGGTTCGCGTGGTGTCGGCTTCGGGGGCTCTTCTACCGACTCCTTTCGCGACAGTCGACGTCAACACCGACAACGACCGGGGGCTGATCGGGTTGGCCCTCGATCCGGATTTCCCGACCACGCCCTACGTCTACCTCGCGTACACGACCGACATCGTGCCGCCGAATCCCATCAACCGGCTCTCGAGGATCCACAGGATCACGCGCATGACGGCGAACGGAGACGTCGCGCTCCCGGGGAGCGAGGTCGTCCTGATCGACGGTATCCCGTCGGACACCGATTCGCACGCCGGCGGCGCCCTGCGGTTCGGACCGGACGGCAAGCTGTACGTCTCCACCGGCGACGGCTCCACCTATCACGGCGCCACGTCCCAGGCCTTGCGAGCCCTGGACATCGATCAGCTGGTCGGCAAGATCCTGCGCGTCAACCCGGACGGCTCGGCGCCCCCTGACAACCCGTTCTACAGCGGACCGGAGGCGGTGAGATCCAAGGTCTGGCAGTCGGGCCTGCGCAATCCGTTCAAGGCGAACTTTCGCCCGGGGACGGGAAGGCTCTACATCAACGATGTCGGATGGGACTCCTGGGAGGAAGTGAATCTGGGCTCCCCGGGCGCGAGCTTCGGCTGGCCCTGTTTCGAGGGGGATGCCCCGGAGGGGGAATACACTTCACTCTTCGGTTCCCTCTGCGCGTCCGTCCTGCCCGTGCCTCCGCTCTACAGTTACGAGCACCCTCCCAACCTGGGAGGGGCGATCACCGGAGGAGCATTCTACGAAGGCTCGAACTACCCTCTTCTCTACCGCGACACCTACTTCGTGGCCGACTATGTCCTGAGCCGGATCCAGGCCCTCACGCTCACGCCGGAGGACTCGCTCGTGTCGAGCGCCGACTTCGCGACGGGCGACACGACGTTCACCCCGGTCGATCTCACGATGGGCCCGGACGGCAACCTCGTGTACCTGAACCTGGCCAGCAATTTCACCATCCCCTCCGGCAGCGTCCACCGGGTCGTCTATGTCGGCGCGGGGAACCACGCGCCGCAGGCGGTCGCCTCGGCGACCCCGACCTCGGGGTACGCGCCCCTCTCCGTCTCCTTCTCGAATGCCGGTTCGATCGATCGGGACGGCGATTCGCTCTCCTGCCACTGGCAGTTCGGCGACGGCGGGGAGTCGGACACGTGCCTTGCGGAGCACGTCTATGGATCGGGCGGTCCCTATGTCGCCACCCTCCGGCTGAGCGACAGGACGGTGACGCGGGAGGCGAAGGTGACGATCACCGTCGGCTCGCTGCCTCCGACGGCGCTGATCACGGAGCCGCCCCCCTATGCGACCTTTCTGGACGATGACGGCGTCCGGTTCTTGGGTCTCGCCCAGGACCCGGACGATGGAGCGATCGATCCCGGCTCGCTTCGCTGGACCGTGATCCTGCACCACAATGAGCACCAGCACGACTACCTCGACGCGACCGGTCCGGAAGGATCGTTCATCGCCGCCGGGGGCGCCCCGGGCGACATCATCTCCTACGAGGTCGTCCTGACCGCGACCGACTCCTCGGGCCTCTCCGACACCCGCAGCGTCACGGTGCGCAAGAACCATCCTCCGATCGCAGTCGTCGGGCCCACCTGGACGGTCGGGTGCGCGCTGGCCGCTCCGACCGTCACCCTCGACGGCAGTCGGAGCGCCGACGCCGACAATCAGCCGTTCTCATATTCCTGGAGCCAGATCGGCGGCCCTCCGGTCTCCCTGACCCGGGCCGACACACCGTTCGTCTCCTTCCAGGCGCCCACCTTGCCGGGGGGGGCGATCCTGACGTTCAGGCTGGAAGTCGACGACAGCCACGAAGTCTCTTTCGCCACGATCGATTTGAGCGTCCCCGATCTGACAGACACGGACGGCGACGGCGGTCCTGCCTGCTCGGATTGCGCGCCGTTCGATTCCACTCTCGCGGCGCCGGCGGAGGCGGCCGACCTGTCGATCGACTCGGACGAAGCCACGATCTCGTGGACAGGTGTCCCGAATGCAACCGGCTACGATCTCGACCGAGGCCTCATCACGGGTCCATTCGTCTACGATCACGCGTGCCTGGGGACCGATCTCGGCGCGCCGGCGTTTCGAGATGTCGAAAGCCCTCCGACCGGCCGGGCGTTCTACTACGTGGCGCGCGCCCACAACGCGTGCGGCGCGGGAATACTGGGGATGGCCAGCCGGGGATCCGCGATCGAACAGACCACCTGCTCCGGTTCGCAATAA
- a CDS encoding TlpA disulfide reductase family protein, with translation MSRRAVVLFFLILGAGLLLAGPAPASGPPDPGEPAHPFTLPDLDGRPVTLSSFKDRLVLLHFWATWCPTCREEMTILEEAARAHPRTLVILGVNLGEKRSKVATYVKASGISFPILLDARGKVAAAYGVLSLPITLVIGPDGRVAEHVQMGSLDRAGLERILDRHPPD, from the coding sequence TTGTCTCGGCGCGCTGTCGTCCTCTTCTTTCTGATCCTGGGCGCGGGGCTCCTCCTCGCAGGCCCCGCGCCCGCCTCCGGCCCCCCGGACCCGGGGGAGCCGGCGCATCCGTTCACGCTTCCCGATCTCGACGGCCGGCCGGTGACGCTATCGTCATTCAAGGACCGCCTCGTCCTCCTGCACTTCTGGGCGACCTGGTGCCCGACCTGCCGCGAGGAAATGACCATCCTGGAGGAGGCGGCGCGCGCCCACCCGCGCACGCTCGTGATCCTGGGGGTCAATCTGGGGGAGAAGCGCTCGAAGGTCGCGACCTACGTCAAGGCGTCGGGCATTTCCTTCCCGATTCTGCTGGACGCGCGCGGGAAGGTGGCCGCCGCGTACGGTGTCCTGTCCCTCCCGATCACGCTCGTGATCGGGCCGGACGGCCGGGTGGCCGAGCATGTCCAGATGGGCTCGCTCGATCGGGCAGGTCTCGAGCGGATCCTCGATCGCCACCCGCCCGACTGA
- a CDS encoding DUF4388 domain-containing protein, with protein MSAPVLAGDLRVIPLPDILLLLNTNHKTGTLRCLAAGATKTIEWEKGDIVFARSTMPGDRLGAFLLAQGRITTAQLQEASPLVSRQDRLGKVLIKIGALTPATLWSGVQTQVTEIVYSLFHWKEGLFEFREGPPSGEKIALDISVMNLIMEGTRRLDEWSRVKEKIHNDRVILAPVKSADELARQVKLSDFERTVLGLVDGRRAVREIVAVAGRAEFETWQALHALLSAGVIRIQLLSFDPAEAAADPPAAARTEDDADLEKAIDQYGGAVTLLLARAATVGPDETARLRLRLRDATFERAELLREMAIDPDGRIDRRVLLANVADFPPGERAHALQGALERLLRLLMEELKGKVSVDDVAAALEPED; from the coding sequence GTGAGCGCACCGGTCCTCGCTGGTGACCTGCGGGTCATTCCCCTCCCCGACATCCTTCTGCTCCTGAACACGAATCACAAGACCGGCACTCTGCGTTGCCTGGCGGCCGGAGCGACCAAGACGATCGAATGGGAGAAGGGGGACATCGTGTTCGCGCGCTCGACCATGCCCGGGGATCGACTGGGCGCCTTTCTCCTGGCCCAGGGCAGGATCACCACCGCGCAGCTGCAGGAAGCGTCCCCGCTGGTGTCCCGGCAGGACCGGCTCGGAAAGGTGCTCATCAAGATCGGCGCGCTGACGCCCGCGACCCTGTGGAGCGGTGTCCAGACACAGGTCACCGAGATCGTCTACTCCCTGTTCCACTGGAAGGAGGGGCTGTTCGAGTTCCGCGAGGGGCCCCCCTCGGGGGAGAAGATTGCCCTCGACATCAGCGTCATGAACCTCATCATGGAGGGGACGCGGCGCCTGGACGAGTGGTCGCGCGTCAAGGAGAAGATCCACAACGACCGGGTCATCCTCGCGCCGGTCAAGTCGGCCGACGAGCTGGCGCGCCAGGTGAAGCTGTCCGACTTCGAGAGGACCGTCCTGGGTCTGGTGGACGGGCGCCGCGCCGTGCGCGAGATCGTCGCCGTCGCCGGCCGCGCCGAGTTCGAGACCTGGCAGGCGCTGCACGCCCTGCTGTCCGCCGGCGTCATCCGGATCCAGCTCCTGTCGTTCGATCCCGCGGAGGCGGCCGCTGACCCGCCGGCCGCCGCCCGCACCGAGGACGACGCGGATCTGGAGAAGGCGATCGACCAGTATGGCGGAGCAGTGACGCTCCTCCTGGCCCGCGCCGCGACGGTCGGTCCCGACGAGACCGCCCGTCTGCGCCTCCGCCTGCGCGACGCGACGTTCGAGCGGGCCGAGCTCCTCAGGGAGATGGCGATCGATCCCGACGGCCGCATCGACCGCAGGGTCCTCCTGGCGAACGTCGCCGACTTTCCGCCCGGCGAGCGGGCGCACGCCCTGCAGGGCGCGCTCGAGCGGCTGCTGCGACTCTTGATGGAAGAGCTGAAGGGGAAGGTCTCGGTGGACGACGTGGCCGCGGCGCTGGAGCCGGAGGATTGA
- a CDS encoding porin, producing MSDRVDAGEVDLNDAEGTAGWRAGVITVLLAMLWAATESRAAVTLVDGVKGKLEMEARFMFWAVDSGPDLIAGTNTAPPPPQEENMTDFFVRRARLIFHVQLSKSLEIGLQVGQDNIGSKVLRDDAGFRVKDAFINYKKNDTLQLMAGQFKIPFLRQNLQSGFNQLLVDRSLVTALRPALEGSRDEGGMIWGNHKGLQYRVAVFDGSDQEDINTRSSVRGSARVSWNWFTPEPTYGLTGTTFGQKKILQIGVQGDAQNARLDSRDDPAFATQTRAYRNWAVDLFYDQPLGAGAWAVTFEGAWLQRRDDYDAPGLETRSIDGDYVQAGVLMPGHLGPGRVQLNARYESIHSERGSADTDLDASTFGMTWFTKGHDRKIQFDHINIHERPTDLDDDVYRLSLVVCF from the coding sequence ATGTCCGACAGGGTGGACGCAGGTGAAGTCGACTTGAATGACGCTGAAGGGACCGCCGGATGGAGGGCCGGTGTCATCACGGTGCTGCTCGCGATGCTCTGGGCCGCGACGGAGAGCCGGGCGGCGGTCACTTTGGTGGATGGGGTGAAGGGGAAGCTCGAAATGGAGGCCCGATTCATGTTCTGGGCGGTGGACAGCGGGCCGGACCTGATAGCCGGAACCAACACCGCTCCGCCTCCGCCCCAGGAAGAGAACATGACTGACTTTTTCGTGCGCCGCGCCCGTCTGATCTTCCACGTGCAGCTTTCGAAATCCCTCGAAATCGGGCTCCAGGTCGGCCAGGACAACATCGGCAGCAAGGTGCTTCGGGACGACGCTGGATTTCGCGTGAAGGATGCTTTCATCAACTACAAGAAGAATGACACGCTGCAGCTGATGGCGGGGCAGTTCAAGATTCCGTTCCTCCGGCAGAACCTGCAATCAGGATTCAACCAGCTCCTCGTGGATCGCTCCCTGGTCACGGCGCTCCGGCCGGCGCTCGAAGGCTCACGTGACGAGGGGGGAATGATCTGGGGGAATCACAAAGGGCTCCAGTATCGCGTGGCCGTCTTTGACGGCTCCGACCAGGAGGACATCAACACCCGGAGCAGCGTGCGCGGCTCGGCGCGGGTGTCGTGGAACTGGTTCACTCCCGAGCCGACCTACGGCCTCACCGGCACGACCTTCGGGCAGAAGAAGATCCTGCAAATCGGCGTCCAGGGTGATGCCCAGAACGCCCGCCTCGATTCACGCGACGACCCGGCCTTTGCCACCCAGACGCGTGCCTACCGTAATTGGGCCGTGGACCTCTTCTACGACCAGCCCCTCGGAGCCGGAGCCTGGGCCGTGACCTTCGAAGGAGCGTGGCTTCAGCGCCGCGACGATTACGATGCGCCCGGCCTCGAGACCCGCTCGATCGACGGGGATTACGTGCAGGCTGGGGTGCTTATGCCCGGGCACCTGGGGCCGGGCCGGGTACAACTCAACGCACGCTACGAGAGCATCCACAGCGAGCGCGGCTCCGCCGACACCGATCTGGATGCGAGCACGTTCGGCATGACCTGGTTCACCAAGGGCCACGATCGCAAGATTCAATTCGACCACATCAACATCCACGAGCGGCCGACCGATCTTGACGACGACGTCTACCGGCTGTCCCTCGTGGTCTGCTTCTGA
- a CDS encoding response regulator has translation MDTYNLLVIDDDPNIRRLLSELLASRPEFRLLIAADGKEAVRQFAANRIDMVLTDIHMPGFTGLELMADMKKINFKPEILVMTANATPENVETARRLGARSVILKPFDDLEVIEAEINKALRSVKTARARINGDGNGHGLPQPVAAAEVAQAGPEPPARETPAHETPARPAPHAVKTPPVKPASWSAPKKELWPARKSAAPAPVPVAPAETAPEPVVTTGSSDGGALPDLDTWQADLTGNETPPAPSPRPPAEPAPARAAVVPEGSPMPTAPPVPARTEATPQPPPARPAPPARPASPARPPASPPASRPAPTATPAPIAPPAAPAPVQAARPAATPPPDPRHAPPAPSPPTPHETVRPAAHPAHPRPDHTAVHEAPEEAIPEMPADLEAIFRMATSFDTGRMRMQVPIVCLQTWEERGAIAALRRLATELHREFFVWSAARGLVKEGGQAMGETYRDAGRTLEFIRRQKNNGLYVLADFRPCLDDKTVVRVLREMVMDLETSRLMLVLTSPRLPAPPELAQSCATFDWPAGGDSNLKGLYEEVVAEVIASTGRAVRLDSQSRDALLERVKEMPAGRARFEIARHLMTLTPQN, from the coding sequence ATGGACACCTACAACCTTCTGGTGATCGATGACGATCCCAACATCCGCAGGCTCCTGTCGGAGCTCCTGGCGAGCCGGCCGGAATTCCGTCTGCTGATCGCGGCCGACGGCAAGGAGGCCGTGCGGCAGTTCGCGGCGAACCGCATCGACATGGTCCTGACCGACATCCACATGCCGGGGTTCACCGGGCTCGAGCTGATGGCCGACATGAAGAAGATCAACTTCAAGCCGGAGATCCTGGTGATGACCGCCAACGCGACGCCCGAGAACGTCGAGACGGCGCGCAGGCTCGGCGCCCGCAGCGTCATCCTCAAGCCGTTCGACGACCTGGAGGTGATCGAGGCGGAGATCAACAAGGCGCTGCGGTCCGTCAAGACCGCGCGTGCCCGAATCAACGGCGACGGGAACGGCCACGGCCTGCCGCAGCCGGTCGCCGCGGCCGAGGTCGCGCAGGCCGGGCCCGAGCCGCCGGCACGCGAGACCCCCGCGCACGAGACGCCCGCGCGGCCCGCTCCCCATGCGGTCAAGACGCCGCCGGTGAAGCCCGCTTCGTGGTCGGCGCCGAAGAAGGAGCTGTGGCCGGCGCGCAAGAGCGCGGCGCCGGCGCCGGTCCCGGTGGCGCCGGCGGAGACGGCGCCGGAGCCCGTGGTGACCACGGGGTCCTCCGATGGTGGGGCTCTTCCCGATCTCGACACATGGCAGGCCGATCTGACGGGAAACGAGACGCCGCCGGCTCCATCGCCCAGGCCGCCGGCCGAACCCGCGCCGGCACGCGCCGCGGTGGTGCCCGAGGGATCGCCGATGCCGACGGCTCCACCGGTACCGGCCCGCACCGAGGCGACACCCCAGCCGCCCCCTGCGCGGCCGGCCCCACCGGCGCGACCAGCGTCCCCCGCGCGCCCCCCGGCATCGCCGCCGGCGTCGCGCCCGGCCCCGACCGCAACGCCCGCACCCATCGCACCACCGGCAGCCCCCGCGCCTGTGCAGGCGGCGCGCCCCGCTGCAACGCCGCCGCCTGATCCACGCCACGCACCACCCGCGCCCAGCCCGCCCACCCCGCACGAGACTGTCCGTCCCGCGGCGCACCCGGCGCACCCCCGCCCCGATCACACGGCGGTCCACGAAGCGCCCGAAGAAGCGATCCCGGAGATGCCGGCCGATCTGGAGGCGATCTTCCGAATGGCCACGAGCTTCGACACCGGCAGGATGCGCATGCAGGTGCCGATCGTCTGTCTGCAGACCTGGGAGGAAAGAGGCGCCATCGCGGCTCTGCGTCGCCTCGCCACAGAGCTGCACCGCGAGTTCTTCGTCTGGTCGGCCGCCCGCGGCCTGGTCAAGGAGGGGGGCCAGGCGATGGGGGAAACCTATCGCGACGCCGGCCGCACCCTGGAGTTCATCAGGCGACAGAAGAACAACGGACTCTACGTCCTGGCCGATTTCCGGCCGTGTCTCGACGACAAGACGGTCGTGCGCGTCCTGCGCGAAATGGTCATGGACCTGGAGACCTCGCGTCTGATGCTGGTCCTGACCTCCCCCCGCCTGCCGGCTCCGCCCGAGCTGGCGCAGTCGTGCGCGACCTTCGACTGGCCGGCGGGCGGCGACTCGAATCTCAAAGGGCTGTACGAGGAAGTGGTCGCCGAGGTCATCGCCTCGACCGGCCGCGCCGTCCGCCTGGATTCACAGTCGCGCGACGCTCTCCTAGAGCGCGTGAAGGAGATGCCGGCCGGCCGGGCCCGCTTCGAGATCGCCCGCCACCTGATGACGCTCACCCCGCAGAACTGA
- a CDS encoding ATP-binding protein — translation MNRLGLRAKLLLAMFLIISVSIGLVASQAVLLFQQDKSSYIFDLNASRAIKIADEVQANVRHLTEKMRIFAEAARLPVPEGTDRRVMLSAMLRQYPEFLLFSVRETDGTLKNVFLSRTLSDLGLSVEKMHVAYSEGILNLDALTGERPSIARLILSAKLPTFTLAVRGLPSGGAPAAGAAVGAAAAAPAPDGPILIAEFPLDRLYTARGESKLFEIYVTDTTGRPLISVTEGMESAVGAGAAGSFADLLPKTAQTAGTREYAASGVPMLAAYSPVGDLGLFSIVQIRKARAFEAARRLVTRSLIIAGVVCVGALALVFLFASSLTRSLVTLARATEQIGQGQFDVQVPVTGGGEIAALATRFQRMTEELSTREHALKNANQRLMESEKMSALGQLGAGIAHEVKNPLTSIRGYAQMGQRKIPHDHPLSEYFKTIEKETDRSLEILKNLLKFSRQETAEMMVIDLNAVVADTVKLVSHQLMMKEVRLEPHLFAQSLYVNGNANQIEQVLLNLFINAGDAMEGKGEGRITVTVDAPEASMARIRVGDNGSGIPPEVVGKIFDPFFTTKPVGKGTGLGLSVSYGIVKEHKGEISVESRMGEGTTFTILIPRVQQSAEAAAAPSTAKEKRVRVINLR, via the coding sequence ATGAACCGGCTGGGCCTGCGGGCGAAGCTCCTGCTCGCGATGTTCCTGATCATCAGCGTGTCGATCGGGCTCGTGGCGAGCCAGGCGGTCCTTCTGTTCCAGCAGGACAAGTCCTCCTACATCTTCGACCTCAACGCCTCGCGCGCCATCAAGATCGCGGACGAGGTCCAGGCGAACGTGCGGCACCTCACCGAGAAGATGCGCATCTTCGCCGAGGCGGCCCGCCTGCCGGTGCCGGAGGGAACCGACAGGCGCGTCATGCTGTCGGCCATGCTGCGCCAGTACCCGGAGTTCCTGCTGTTCAGCGTGCGCGAGACCGACGGAACTCTCAAGAACGTCTTCCTGTCGCGCACCCTGTCCGATCTCGGCCTGTCCGTGGAGAAGATGCACGTGGCCTACTCGGAGGGCATCCTGAATCTCGACGCCCTGACAGGGGAGCGGCCGAGCATCGCGCGCCTCATCCTGTCCGCGAAGCTCCCGACCTTCACCCTGGCCGTGCGCGGCCTGCCGTCGGGCGGGGCGCCCGCGGCCGGTGCGGCCGTCGGGGCCGCGGCGGCGGCCCCCGCGCCGGACGGGCCGATCCTGATCGCCGAGTTCCCCCTCGACCGCCTGTACACGGCGCGCGGCGAGTCGAAGCTGTTCGAGATCTACGTCACCGATACGACGGGAAGACCGCTGATCTCCGTCACCGAGGGGATGGAATCGGCGGTCGGCGCCGGGGCCGCCGGGTCGTTCGCCGACCTCCTGCCGAAGACGGCGCAGACGGCCGGCACGCGCGAGTACGCCGCCTCGGGCGTGCCGATGCTGGCGGCCTACTCGCCGGTCGGCGACCTCGGGCTGTTCAGCATCGTGCAGATCCGGAAGGCGCGCGCCTTCGAGGCCGCCCGGCGTCTGGTGACGCGCTCGCTCATCATCGCGGGCGTCGTCTGCGTCGGCGCTCTCGCCCTCGTCTTCCTGTTCGCGTCGTCCTTGACCCGGTCGCTCGTGACCCTGGCGCGCGCCACCGAGCAGATCGGGCAGGGACAGTTCGACGTCCAGGTGCCGGTGACAGGCGGCGGAGAGATCGCAGCGCTCGCGACCCGCTTCCAGCGGATGACCGAGGAGCTGTCGACACGCGAGCACGCCCTGAAGAATGCCAACCAGCGACTCATGGAGTCGGAGAAGATGAGTGCCTTGGGGCAGCTCGGCGCCGGCATCGCGCACGAGGTGAAGAACCCCCTGACCTCGATCCGCGGCTACGCCCAGATGGGGCAGCGCAAGATCCCGCACGATCACCCGCTGAGCGAGTATTTCAAGACGATCGAGAAGGAGACCGACCGCTCGCTGGAGATCCTGAAGAACCTCCTGAAGTTCTCGCGCCAGGAGACCGCCGAGATGATGGTGATCGACCTCAACGCGGTCGTCGCCGATACCGTCAAGCTGGTGTCGCACCAGCTGATGATGAAGGAGGTCCGGCTCGAGCCCCATCTGTTCGCGCAATCCCTCTACGTCAACGGGAACGCCAACCAGATCGAGCAGGTCCTCCTCAACCTGTTCATCAACGCCGGGGACGCGATGGAGGGGAAGGGGGAGGGGAGGATCACCGTGACCGTCGATGCGCCGGAAGCCTCGATGGCGCGCATCCGGGTGGGGGACAACGGCAGCGGCATCCCGCCGGAGGTCGTCGGGAAAATCTTCGATCCGTTCTTCACCACCAAGCCGGTGGGGAAGGGGACCGGCCTCGGGCTGTCGGTGTCGTACGGCATCGTGAAAGAGCACAAGGGGGAGATCTCGGTCGAGAGCAGGATGGGCGAGGGGACGACGTTCACGATCCTGATCCCGCGGGTGCAGCAGAGCGCGGAGGCGGCCGCGGCGCCGTCGACTGCGAAGGAGAAGCGCGTCAGGGTCATCAACCTGCGCTGA